GCGCGCGAATTCATTGGCATCCACTTCCAGCCGTTTGGTGTTCTGGGTGGGGATGACGCGTGTGTAGTCGGGGAATGTGCCGTCAATCACCTTGGATGTCAGCGAAATATCGGGCGTGGCAAAGCGCACCTTGGTTTCCGACACGGACACGGCGATCTGCATGTCGTCATCTTCCAGCAGTTTCTTCAGCTCGCCCACGGTTTTGCGCGGGACAATGACACCGGGCATGTTTTCCGCGCCTTCGGGCAGCGGCGCGTCAATGCGTGCAAGACGGTGGCCATCGGTGGCCACACAGCGCAGCACGCGCCCGTTTTCACCTTCGGCGACATGCATATAGACACCGTTCAGGTAATAGCGCGTTTCCTCGGTTGAAATTGCGAATTTCGATTTGTCGAACAGGCGGCGCAAATCCTTGGCAAGCGCCGAGAAATTGGCCGAATATTCGCTGGAGGCCATGACCGGAAAATCCTCTTTCGGCAATGTCGCCAATGAGAAGTTCGACCGGCCCGCCGAAATTTGCAGCCGTCCCGTGCGCGGGTCGTCCACCAGTTCGACCAATGCGCCATCGGGCAGTTTGCGGATGATTTCGTGCAACATCACCGCCGATACAGTGGTTGAACCGGCACGTTCAACCATCGCAGGCGCGCGGTCCATGACTTCCACATCAAGATCGGTGGCGCGGAAGCTGACTTGTGCGTCCTCTGCCTCGATCAGGACATTGGCCAGAATCGGGATCGTATTGCGCCGTTCCACCACTGATTGCGCCTGAGAGACGGCCTTGAGCAAAATCGCCCGTTCGATACTGATCTTCATACCCCTGTCCCTTCGCCTATCCTTGCCCCCTGACTTATCGCCTTGGGGAGGCGTAGCCTAGCCAAAAAACAAGGCGGGACAAGGGTTTTTATGGTGTTTGCCACTTAGCTTTGCAACAGGCGGCGCAGCAGGTCTATATCTTCGGCCATCTGGTTGTCCGAACCGCGCATTTCCTCGACCTTGCGCACACCGTGCAAAATGGTTGTGTGATCGCGCCCGCCAAACCTGCGCCCGATTTCCGGCAGGCTGCGCGATGTCAGTTCTTTGGCCAGATACATGGCAATCTGGCGCGGGCGCGCAATGGTGCGGGTGCGTTTGGGGCCAAGCATGTCCGACAGGCGGATGTTGAAATGCTCTGCCACCTTGCGCTGAATTTCTTCGACGGTCACGCGCCGGTCGGACGTGCGCAAGACATCAGACAGGCAATCTTGCACCATATCCATGGTGATTTCCTGTCCGATCAGACTGGAAAACGCAAAGAGCCGCTGAAGCGCCCCTTCCAGAACACGCACATTGGTGGTGATACGATGGGCCAGAAATTCGATAACACCGTCGCCAATGCGCACTGGCCCATAGGTCTGCGCAAACTGCGCGGCCTTTTGCTGCAAGATGCCAAGGCGCAATTCATAATCTGTGGGGTGCAAATCCACGACCAGACCCCATTGCATGCGCGACGAAATGCGGTCTTCCAGTTCCTTGATCTCGCCGGGGGCGCGGTCGGCTGAAATGACAATCTGCTTGTTCTGATCCACGAGCGCGTTAAACGTGTGGAAAAATTCTTCCTGCGTGCTGTCCTTGCCTGCAATGAACTGCACATCATCGACCATCAGCACATCAACCGACCGGAACAGGTTCTTGAAATCCATGATCTGGCGATCGCGCAGCGCCTGAACAAACCGATACATGAACTGTTCTGCCGACAGATACAGCACTTGCAGATCAGGGCGCTTTTCCTGCAATTCCCAGGCTATGGCGTGCATCAGGTGGGTTTTGCCAAGCCCAACACCACCATACAGAAACAACGGGTTGAATGTAACATCGCCGCCGTCGGCCACGCGACGGGCCGCAGCATGGGCCAGCTCGTTGGGTTTGCCGACAACGAAATTGTCAAAATTGAACTTGCCGTCCAGCGGCGCGCCCTGAAGGTTGGTGTCGCGCTGGACCGCAGCAGGCGTATCGGCGGGGCGTGATGCGGCAGCGGCGGGTTTGTTGCGCGGTTGTGTGCCCACATTGAATTCGATGCGCGAAACCGCCGGATTGTCAGACCGCAGGCGCTGAAAAATCTGATCCTGATAGTTGCGCTTCACCCAGTCGCCAACAAATCGTGATGGCGCGCGAAATTCTACAACACCAGCATCCAGGCTTACGCATTCCAAAGGCTCTATCCAGCTTTTGTGATTGTTTTCGCCAATTTCTGACCGCAACTCCGCCGAAACCCGTGCCCATTGTTCTGATATCATTATGCCCCAGCCCGCATTCTTGTTCATCCCATCCATCAACGCACACAAAGAACTATAAGCAGGCCAGTCGGACTCCGACAGCCAGCTTTTACTCAAACAGAAGGCAGTCATCCGGCCTGACGGACGCACTGCGGTTTTCACATGGTCAGGAGGGGCAGGAACCATGTCGCGACAAAAAGCGAATGGTTCCGACAAAGCGGCAACAACATCAGACCCGACCGATGCCGGTTCATACCTATGGTGATGTCCCCCCCAGGACAGATTCTTTACATAGACGTATGCATAGCAATCTGCTCGTGCGGCGCGCAACAGAACATCGTGCTTGACAGCATTTCGGGCTGCAAAGAATCGAAGCCTGTCTGTTTCAGGTCACGCCCGCATTCCGGGGCAGGGCCGCCTGAAAAATTGTGCTGATATCCACTGCGTCGGTTTGTGCTGGAATGCACTGTGTCATCGGACAGATGCGCAGCACGGTCGAGATTCGGGATATAGTGGGCATAGGCCGGAATGCAAAAAAGGCGCAGATGCTGCGCCTTTTGCAAAAAGCTGTGGTGCGCCGGTCTTCAGGCGCCAAGGGCTTTTACGCGCGATGCCAGTCGCGACATTTTGCGGGACGCGGTGTTTTTGTGCAAAACGCCTTTTGTCACGCCGCGCATCAGTTCGGGTTGCGCTGCCTGCAATGCGGCGGCCGCGACTGCCTGATCGCCGGACGCAATCGCTTCTTCTACCTTGCGCAGATATGAACGAATGCGCGAACGACGCGCTTTGTTGATTTCGGTACGCTGTTCAACCTGACGAGCGCGTTTTTTAGACTGGGGTGTGTTTGCCATAGCGGGTCTACTTTCGGGTCTGTTTCAATTCTATTGCACCACAGACCCGACCCGTTCCAGGAACAGGTGACATTTCTTGCCTTAAGCGGGCCCACGCGCATGTGTCGGGCGATATAGTCCAGCGCGCACCAAAAGGAAAGCTGAAAGTTCAGCGGTCCCGGAATTGCGCGGTGCGCTTTTCCTGAAAGGCAGACATGCCTTCCTTCTGGTCTTCGGTGCTGAACAGCATGTGAAAGACGCGGCGTTCAAACAGCAAGCCTTCGCGCAAGGTGGTTTCATAGCTGCGGTTGACCGCTTCCTTGACGACCTTGACGGTGATCTGACTTTTCTCGGCGATCTTGGCGGCGGCGGCCATGGTTTCATCCATCAGCTTCTTGACGGGCACAACGCGGCTGACAAGGCCTGAACGTTCAGCTTCGTCCGCATCCATGAAGCGGCCGGTCAGATGCATGTCCATGGCTTTGGATTTGCCCACAAAGCGCGTCAGGCGCTGTGTGCCGCCAATGCCTGCAACGACGCCAAGGTTGATTTCGGGCTGGCCGAATTTGGCGGTATCGGATGCGATAATGAAATCGCACATCATCGCCAGTTCGCAGCCCCCCCCTAGCGCATAGCCGGACACGGCTGCGATGATGGGTTTGCGCACGCGCAGCATGGCGTCTGTTTCGGGGGCAAAGAAATCTTCCTGGAACATATCCACGAAGCCCTTGTCCGCCATTTCCTTGATGTCCGCACCTGCGGCGAATGCTTTTTCGGACCCTGTCAGCACGATGCAGCGCACCTTGTCGTTACGGTCGGCTTCGGTCAGGGCCTTGGCAAGTTCGCTTAGCAGCGTGGAGTTAAGCGCGTTCAGGGCTTCGGGGCGGTTCAGCCGGATCAGTGCGATATGGTCAGAAATATCGACGATCAGCGTTTCATAGGCCATGAGGCGGCACCTTGTTTGTTGCAATCAGCATCTTGGCATAACAGCTTGGCATTGGGGTTCAAGTCATCTTTGACACAGCGCACAATAGAAGCTGGACCGCCCTGATTGCACGATCCTGCGGATATTTCCCTTGCAGTCCGGTGTCATACAGGCAGCGTGCTCGCGGCCATAGACGCGAAAAGCATGCTGGAAATAGCCCAGTTCACCATCGGCCTGCCGGTAATCGCGCAGCGATGATCCCCCCGCATCGATCGCATCGCGCAAGGTTGCCCGAATCGCAGTGGTCAGTGATTCGATGCGCGCCATGCTGATACGCCCTGCCGCGCGGGTCGGGCTGATGCCCGCGCGAAACAGGGCTTCGCACACATAGATATTGCCCAGTCCGGCGATGATACGCTGGTCCAGCAATGCGGATTTGATCGGCATTTTGCGCCCTTTCAGGCGATCTGCCAGATAAGGCGCGCTGAAATCATTGCCCAGGGGTTCAGGGCCAAGGCCTGCGACAAGTTTGTGTTGGTCCAGCGTCTGGGTGGTGCACAGGTCCATCGCCCCGAAGCGGCGCGGGTCGTTGAATGTGATGCGCGCGCCATTTTCCAAGTGAAATATCACATGGTCATGCTTTTCGACGGGCGGGTGGTCGAAATGGAATTGCCCCGGTGCATGGCTGCCGCGCAGCCCTGACACAACCATACGCCCCGACATGCCCAGATGGATGATCAGTGTGTCCCCGCTGTCCATGTCCAGCAGCAGGTATTTTGACCGGCGGCGCAATGCCAGAACACGCGCCCCATCCAGCCTTGTGCCCATATCCGGCGGAAAGGGCCAGCGCAGCCCGTCGCGGCGCAACTCTGCGCGGGCAATGCGCACCCCTTCCATTGCTGGCAGCAGGCCACGGCGCACGGTTTCCACTTCGGGCAGTTCGGGCATCATTCCCCCCAAGGCTGGTCGTAGGGTCGCATTGTCACGCCCCCCCAATCCCCTATAAGGAGTGTAGCAGTTCCCCGACAAGGGGCAGTCAAGGGGCAAGACGCATGACGCAGGACGACAAGACCACGCATTTCGGGTTCCAGACCGTGGACGAAGATCAGAAAGCCGGCATGGTGCATGGCGTCTTTACACGTGTTGCGTCGAAATATGATGTCATGAATGACCTGATGTCGATGGGCATTCACCGTGTCTGGAAAGATGCGATGATGGATTGGCTGGCCCCGCGCCCCGGCCAGCGCCTGCTGGATGTGGCGGGCGGCACGGGGGATGTGGCGTTCCGGTTTCTGGGGCGAGCGGGTGATGGCGCGCGCGCAACGGTGCTGGACCTGACCGAATCCATGTTGATCGAGGGGCAAAAACGCGCCGAGGCCGAAAACCTGTCCCATGCGCTGGACTGGACCGTGGGCGATGCGATGGCCCTGCCATTTCCCGACAACAGCTTTGATGTCTATACAATCAGCTTTGGTATTCGCAATGTCACCCACATTGAAGATGCGCTGCGCGACGCATATCGCGTGCTGCGTCCGGGGGGGCGGTTGATGGTGCTGGAGTTCAGCCAGCTGCCCAATGAGGGGTTGCAGAAGCTCTATGATCTGTATTCGTTCAATGTGATTCCCGTTATGGGACAGATCGTGGCGAATGACCGCGACAGTTACCAGTATCTGGTCGAATCAATTCGGAAATTCCCCGATCAGGACCGGTTTGCCGCCATGATCGCAGATGCAGGGTTTGAACAGGTGAAATACCGTAATCTGTCCATGGGCATTGCCGCCCTGCATTCCGGCTGGAAAATTTAGTCATGCGCGGGCCGCATAATTTCTGGCGCCTTGTGCGCACGGGGGCCACCTTTGAACGCACAGGTGCCATGCAGGTGGTGCTGGAGGCGATGAATGCCCCCCCGCGCCTGCGTTTTGCCGCGCGTGTCATGGGCTGGCCGTTCCGGTTTCTGGGCTTGAAGGGCGACCCTGCACAGCCGCCGCTGGTGCGCGCCCTTACCGCACTTGGTCCGGCCTATATCAAGTTCGGCCAGACGCTGGCCACACGCCCCGATGTGGTCGGCCCCGATCTGGCCGAACAGTTGCGCTACTTGCAGGATCAACTGCCACCCTTTCCGCGCGCGCAGGCCATGCAGGTCATTGCCGCGGATCTGGAAGCGCCTGTTGACACCATATTCACCGATCTGTCCGAACCCGTTGCGGCGGCATCCATCGCGCAGGTTCATTCCGCGCGTTTGGTCAGCACCGGCGCGAAAGTGGCCATCAAGGTGCTGCGTCCGGGGGTGGAACGCGCGTTTCGCACCGATATTGATGCCTTCTATTTTGCTGCGGGCATGATTGAACGGCTGTTGCCGTCCACCCGCCGTTTGCGCCCGCTGGATGTGATTGCCCATTTCGAAAGCGTGGTCGAAGGCGAACTTGATTTGCGGCTTGAATCGGCCTCGGCGGCGGAATTTGGCGCGAATACCGCTGATGATGCGGGCTTCAGCGTGCCGCAGCCCGTTTGGGCGTATTCGTCGCGCCGCGTCATGACACTGGACTGGGCCGAAGGGGTGCCGCTGGGGGACAATGCGGCACTGGATGCGCTGGGTCTGGACCGGCGTGAACTGGGTGTGCGCATCCTTAGCCTGTTTTTGCGCC
Above is a window of Roseinatronobacter sp. S2 DNA encoding:
- the dnaN gene encoding DNA polymerase III subunit beta: MKISIERAILLKAVSQAQSVVERRNTIPILANVLIEAEDAQVSFRATDLDVEVMDRAPAMVERAGSTTVSAVMLHEIIRKLPDGALVELVDDPRTGRLQISAGRSNFSLATLPKEDFPVMASSEYSANFSALAKDLRRLFDKSKFAISTEETRYYLNGVYMHVAEGENGRVLRCVATDGHRLARIDAPLPEGAENMPGVIVPRKTVGELKKLLEDDDMQIAVSVSETKVRFATPDISLTSKVIDGTFPDYTRVIPTQNTKRLEVDANEFARAVDRVATVSSERSRAVKLSLEEDKLTLSVNAPDSGAAEEELIVAYGDERLEIGFNAKYLLEIASQVDRENAVFLFNASGDPTLMREGNDTSAVYVVMPMRV
- the dnaA gene encoding chromosomal replication initiator protein DnaA, producing the protein MISEQWARVSAELRSEIGENNHKSWIEPLECVSLDAGVVEFRAPSRFVGDWVKRNYQDQIFQRLRSDNPAVSRIEFNVGTQPRNKPAAAASRPADTPAAVQRDTNLQGAPLDGKFNFDNFVVGKPNELAHAAARRVADGGDVTFNPLFLYGGVGLGKTHLMHAIAWELQEKRPDLQVLYLSAEQFMYRFVQALRDRQIMDFKNLFRSVDVLMVDDVQFIAGKDSTQEEFFHTFNALVDQNKQIVISADRAPGEIKELEDRISSRMQWGLVVDLHPTDYELRLGILQQKAAQFAQTYGPVRIGDGVIEFLAHRITTNVRVLEGALQRLFAFSSLIGQEITMDMVQDCLSDVLRTSDRRVTVEEIQRKVAEHFNIRLSDMLGPKRTRTIARPRQIAMYLAKELTSRSLPEIGRRFGGRDHTTILHGVRKVEEMRGSDNQMAEDIDLLRRLLQS
- the rpsT gene encoding 30S ribosomal protein S20, translating into MANTPQSKKRARQVEQRTEINKARRSRIRSYLRKVEEAIASGDQAVAAAALQAAQPELMRGVTKGVLHKNTASRKMSRLASRVKALGA
- a CDS encoding enoyl-CoA hydratase, producing the protein MAYETLIVDISDHIALIRLNRPEALNALNSTLLSELAKALTEADRNDKVRCIVLTGSEKAFAAGADIKEMADKGFVDMFQEDFFAPETDAMLRVRKPIIAAVSGYALGGGCELAMMCDFIIASDTAKFGQPEINLGVVAGIGGTQRLTRFVGKSKAMDMHLTGRFMDADEAERSGLVSRVVPVKKLMDETMAAAAKIAEKSQITVKVVKEAVNRSYETTLREGLLFERRVFHMLFSTEDQKEGMSAFQEKRTAQFRDR
- the mutM gene encoding bifunctional DNA-formamidopyrimidine glycosylase/DNA-(apurinic or apyrimidinic site) lyase; translated protein: MPELPEVETVRRGLLPAMEGVRIARAELRRDGLRWPFPPDMGTRLDGARVLALRRRSKYLLLDMDSGDTLIIHLGMSGRMVVSGLRGSHAPGQFHFDHPPVEKHDHVIFHLENGARITFNDPRRFGAMDLCTTQTLDQHKLVAGLGPEPLGNDFSAPYLADRLKGRKMPIKSALLDQRIIAGLGNIYVCEALFRAGISPTRAAGRISMARIESLTTAIRATLRDAIDAGGSSLRDYRQADGELGYFQHAFRVYGREHAACMTPDCKGNIRRIVQSGRSSFYCALCQR
- the ubiE gene encoding bifunctional demethylmenaquinone methyltransferase/2-methoxy-6-polyprenyl-1,4-benzoquinol methylase UbiE, with the translated sequence MTQDDKTTHFGFQTVDEDQKAGMVHGVFTRVASKYDVMNDLMSMGIHRVWKDAMMDWLAPRPGQRLLDVAGGTGDVAFRFLGRAGDGARATVLDLTESMLIEGQKRAEAENLSHALDWTVGDAMALPFPDNSFDVYTISFGIRNVTHIEDALRDAYRVLRPGGRLMVLEFSQLPNEGLQKLYDLYSFNVIPVMGQIVANDRDSYQYLVESIRKFPDQDRFAAMIADAGFEQVKYRNLSMGIAALHSGWKI
- the ubiB gene encoding 2-polyprenylphenol 6-hydroxylase is translated as MRGPHNFWRLVRTGATFERTGAMQVVLEAMNAPPRLRFAARVMGWPFRFLGLKGDPAQPPLVRALTALGPAYIKFGQTLATRPDVVGPDLAEQLRYLQDQLPPFPRAQAMQVIAADLEAPVDTIFTDLSEPVAAASIAQVHSARLVSTGAKVAIKVLRPGVERAFRTDIDAFYFAAGMIERLLPSTRRLRPLDVIAHFESVVEGELDLRLESASAAEFGANTADDAGFSVPQPVWAYSSRRVMTLDWAEGVPLGDNAALDALGLDRRELGVRILSLFLRHALRDGFFHGDMHQGNLKVTATGEIIALDFGIMGRIDTYSRRAYAEILFGFIRKDYRRVAEVHFEAGYVPADRDIDEFARALRSVGEPIFGMDAQHISMARLLAYLFDVTERFGMETRTELILLQRTMVVVEGVARSLNPEINMWHVAKPVVEEYIRDHIGPQAVVRDLVLTAKILSRFGPRLPRLVEDALIAQANSDKPAQPARGPNPFLWTALGAGLVGVGVALGALL